The proteins below are encoded in one region of Knoellia sp. S7-12:
- a CDS encoding M36 family metallopeptidase: MTQRGRRQGITLSAAALAAAVAVGTASPGTAFAAPDNRPQGVPAAGDAHDHLPDLDSRKAKVAPTAAQKAAAAPGSNKRGSSGGAITWNRFGSVGAVTPSGTTPLATGLGANPLAAARAYLNKNAAAFGVTAADIAAMQHISTNKIGDTSVVMLRQTYGGVEAGIDGLVVVAIDKGSARYVSSTLAPVQGKSAARRAAPSLSAEQALSKAAANVGAKASGIAKSAGTQRSASAGWTTLTAKGLTGEQHVKQVAVPVPGSDARTAYQVVVRDGEDSGYTVYVDAASGAVIARESLVDFDSDNPRWKVFTGTPATDHSSTDTRVEWCWTTAAGCAETVANPASPKAWDVDPVTNLSTTTTSGNNAFSGERWLGFGTVTPAPLKSDRNYVYPWTNQWSANKCDPGNYTSAARNDIDAATANLFAMHNRMHDWSYQLGFTESAWNMQRDNGPKGGLGNDPELGYAQSGALSGARNNANQGTPPDGVSGYSNMYLWQPLAGSFYAPCVDGDYDMSVIGHEYGHAISNRMAGGPNSGLSGLQAGGMGESWSDLMATEYLQEYGYVPVSATATPMGAYVTGNPDRGIRNYNFSKSPLNYSNVGYDLTGPQVHADGEIWSATQGDIRSAFINRYGAGDATVQRSCATGATPVTACPGNRRWIQLVFDAWLLMPSGSVSMVDARNAMLAADLLRFGGANQDLLWNGFAARGLGQNAASVNSSDSNPTPSFTSAYGYPATLRFSPTDEDGRPVTGAQLFVGEYVARSTPIADTDGASALGDSFQMMPGARTYTVVAPGRAQTRVSFTANPSQTRDLPVKLLTNLASSQAGATITGVGTDVPAMIDGDEGSTTTTVAAPTAAQKQFTIDLAGGRQVVRKVQVSALPEPGAAGRFQNVRQFTVFACDAKGRVLCNQDADFRPVFTSAPDAFPGAAPRPVAPELKMRSFDIPQTSATHLRIGLATNQCQGGPAFQGEQDNDPGNATDCTTAYSGAQMVAVTEVQVLQR; encoded by the coding sequence ATGACCCAAAGAGGACGACGCCAGGGGATCACCCTCTCCGCAGCGGCGCTCGCAGCAGCCGTCGCGGTCGGCACAGCCAGCCCCGGGACTGCCTTCGCGGCGCCGGACAACCGACCGCAAGGTGTGCCCGCGGCCGGGGATGCGCACGACCATCTGCCGGACCTCGACAGCCGCAAGGCCAAGGTCGCACCCACCGCGGCACAGAAGGCCGCTGCCGCTCCCGGAAGCAACAAGCGCGGCAGCAGTGGTGGAGCCATCACGTGGAACCGGTTTGGCTCGGTGGGTGCCGTGACCCCGTCAGGGACCACTCCTCTGGCCACCGGACTGGGAGCCAACCCCCTGGCCGCAGCCCGCGCCTACCTCAACAAGAACGCGGCAGCGTTCGGGGTCACCGCCGCCGACATCGCTGCCATGCAGCACATCAGCACCAACAAGATCGGCGACACCTCGGTCGTCATGCTCCGCCAGACCTACGGCGGTGTCGAGGCCGGCATCGACGGACTCGTCGTGGTGGCCATCGACAAGGGCAGCGCCCGCTATGTCAGCTCGACTCTGGCTCCCGTTCAAGGAAAGAGCGCGGCCCGCCGGGCGGCGCCGTCGCTCTCCGCCGAGCAGGCCCTGTCCAAGGCCGCCGCCAACGTCGGTGCCAAGGCCTCGGGCATCGCCAAGTCCGCGGGCACGCAGCGCAGCGCGTCGGCGGGCTGGACCACGCTCACCGCCAAGGGTCTGACCGGTGAGCAGCACGTCAAACAGGTCGCCGTCCCCGTCCCGGGAAGTGACGCGCGCACGGCATACCAGGTCGTCGTCCGCGATGGTGAGGACAGCGGATACACCGTCTATGTCGACGCCGCCTCCGGCGCCGTCATCGCCCGCGAGTCCCTCGTCGACTTCGACAGCGACAACCCGCGCTGGAAGGTCTTCACCGGCACCCCGGCCACCGACCACAGCTCGACCGACACCCGCGTCGAGTGGTGTTGGACGACGGCAGCAGGTTGCGCCGAGACCGTGGCGAACCCGGCCTCGCCGAAGGCCTGGGACGTCGACCCGGTCACGAACCTCAGCACGACGACGACGAGCGGCAACAACGCCTTCAGCGGAGAGCGCTGGCTCGGCTTCGGGACGGTGACTCCTGCGCCACTGAAGAGCGATCGCAACTACGTCTACCCGTGGACCAACCAGTGGTCGGCCAACAAGTGCGACCCGGGCAACTACACCAGCGCCGCGCGCAACGACATCGACGCCGCCACGGCCAACCTGTTCGCGATGCACAACCGGATGCATGACTGGTCCTACCAGCTCGGCTTCACGGAGTCGGCGTGGAACATGCAGCGCGACAACGGCCCCAAGGGCGGTCTCGGCAACGACCCGGAGCTCGGCTACGCGCAGTCCGGAGCACTGTCCGGGGCGCGCAACAACGCCAACCAGGGCACGCCTCCGGACGGGGTCAGCGGCTACAGCAACATGTATCTCTGGCAGCCGCTCGCCGGCTCGTTCTATGCACCGTGCGTCGACGGCGACTACGACATGTCGGTCATCGGGCACGAGTACGGCCACGCCATCAGCAACCGCATGGCCGGGGGCCCGAACAGTGGCCTCTCCGGTCTCCAGGCTGGCGGCATGGGCGAGAGCTGGTCGGACCTCATGGCCACGGAGTACCTGCAGGAGTACGGCTACGTCCCGGTGAGTGCGACGGCGACGCCGATGGGCGCCTACGTCACGGGCAACCCCGACCGCGGCATCCGCAACTACAACTTCAGCAAGAGCCCGCTGAACTACAGCAACGTGGGCTACGACCTCACCGGTCCGCAGGTCCACGCCGACGGCGAGATCTGGTCGGCGACGCAGGGCGACATCCGCTCCGCGTTCATCAACCGCTACGGCGCCGGTGACGCGACGGTCCAGCGCAGCTGTGCCACGGGTGCGACGCCCGTGACCGCCTGCCCCGGCAACCGCCGGTGGATCCAGCTGGTCTTCGACGCCTGGCTGCTCATGCCGTCGGGTTCCGTGAGCATGGTCGACGCCCGCAACGCCATGCTGGCTGCTGACCTGCTCCGCTTCGGTGGCGCCAACCAGGACCTCCTCTGGAACGGCTTCGCCGCTCGCGGCCTCGGTCAGAACGCGGCTTCGGTGAACAGCTCCGACTCCAACCCGACGCCGTCCTTCACCTCGGCCTACGGATACCCCGCGACCCTGCGGTTCTCCCCGACCGACGAGGACGGACGACCGGTGACGGGGGCCCAGCTCTTCGTTGGTGAGTACGTCGCACGGTCCACGCCGATCGCAGACACGGACGGCGCGAGCGCCCTCGGCGACTCGTTCCAGATGATGCCCGGTGCCCGCACCTACACGGTGGTGGCTCCGGGTCGCGCCCAGACGAGGGTGTCGTTCACGGCCAACCCGAGCCAGACCCGCGACCTGCCGGTCAAGCTCCTCACCAACCTGGCGAGCAGCCAGGCAGGTGCGACCATCACCGGAGTCGGCACCGACGTCCCGGCGATGATCGACGGCGACGAGGGTTCGACCACCACCACGGTCGCAGCACCCACGGCGGCGCAGAAGCAGTTCACCATCGACCTCGCGGGCGGCCGTCAGGTCGTGCGCAAGGTCCAGGTGAGCGCTCTGCCCGAGCCCGGTGCCGCCGGACGGTTCCAGAACGTCCGCCAGTTCACCGTGTTCGCCTGCGACGCCAAGGGTCGGGTCCTGTGCAACCAGGACGCGGACTTCCGTCCCGTGTTCACCTCGGCGCCGGATGCCTTCCCCGGGGCTGCTCCTCGCCCCGTCGCCCCGGAGCTGAAGATGCGCTCGTTCGACATCCCGCAGACCTCGGCGACCCACCTGCGGATCGGCTTGGCCACCAACCAGTGTCAGGGCGGACCGGCGTTCCAGGGTGAGCAGGACAACGACCCGGGCAATGCCACCGACTGCACGACGGCCTACTCCGGCGCGCAGATGGTCGCAGTGACGGAGGTGCAGGTCCTCCAGCGCTGA
- a CDS encoding phosphoenolpyruvate carboxykinase (GTP), producing the protein MTAPAAPVQGTTHAGLQAWVDEVAAMTTPDEVVWVTGSDEEWTRLTDKLVAAGTFIKLDEAKKPNSFYAASDPSDVARVEGRTYICSLDEKDSGPTNNWMEPEEMKDIMRGLYAGCMKGRTLYVIPFVMGHIESESPMFGVEITDSEYVVASMRVMARCGTAVLDRIEELGEAAKYVPALHSLGAPLEEGQADVKWPCNPEKYIVQFPEERTIWSYGSGYGGNALLGKKCYSLRIASVMARDEGWMAEHMLILKLTSPEQQVYYIAAGFPSACGKTNLAMLKPTIPGWKVETLGDDIAWMRFGKDGRLYAVNPEFGFFGVAPGTNEHTNPHAMSTINKGNSVFTNVALTDDGDVWWEGLENMPEHATSWKGEDWTPAKGEAGELSSHANSRYCTPIKQSDILAPEYDDPNGVPISAIFFGGRRKTTVPLVTESRDWTHGTFMGATLSSETTAAATGEVGIVRRDPMAMLPFIGYNAGDYFQHWIDIGKNADASKLPKIFYVNWFRRDEEGNFVWPGFGENSRVLKWAIERIEGKAAAVETAIGHVPTPESIDTEGLDMDPEELVKALTVDNEEWKAEIPQIEEWFAKFGDNLPTQLQVELDGLKARLGV; encoded by the coding sequence ATGACCGCACCCGCCGCACCCGTTCAGGGCACCACGCACGCAGGCCTTCAGGCCTGGGTTGACGAGGTCGCCGCGATGACCACCCCCGACGAGGTCGTGTGGGTGACCGGGTCCGACGAGGAATGGACCCGGCTCACCGACAAGCTCGTCGCTGCCGGCACGTTCATCAAGCTCGACGAGGCCAAGAAGCCCAACAGCTTCTATGCCGCTTCCGACCCCAGCGACGTCGCCCGCGTCGAAGGCCGCACCTACATCTGCTCCCTCGACGAGAAGGACTCGGGGCCCACCAACAACTGGATGGAGCCCGAGGAGATGAAGGACATCATGCGCGGGCTCTATGCCGGCTGCATGAAGGGCCGCACTCTCTATGTCATCCCGTTCGTCATGGGTCACATCGAGTCCGAGAGCCCGATGTTCGGTGTCGAGATCACCGACTCCGAGTACGTCGTCGCGTCGATGCGCGTCATGGCGCGCTGTGGCACCGCGGTGCTCGACCGCATCGAGGAGCTCGGCGAGGCCGCGAAGTATGTCCCCGCGCTCCACTCGCTCGGCGCCCCCCTCGAGGAGGGCCAGGCCGACGTCAAGTGGCCCTGCAACCCCGAGAAGTACATCGTGCAGTTCCCCGAGGAGCGCACGATCTGGTCCTACGGTTCCGGCTACGGCGGCAACGCCCTGCTCGGCAAGAAGTGCTACTCGCTGCGCATCGCCTCGGTCATGGCGCGCGACGAGGGCTGGATGGCCGAGCACATGCTCATCCTCAAGCTCACCTCGCCGGAGCAGCAGGTGTACTACATCGCGGCCGGCTTCCCGAGCGCCTGTGGCAAGACCAACCTCGCCATGCTCAAGCCGACGATCCCGGGCTGGAAGGTCGAGACCCTCGGTGACGACATCGCCTGGATGCGCTTCGGCAAGGACGGCCGTCTGTATGCCGTGAACCCGGAGTTCGGTTTCTTCGGTGTCGCGCCCGGGACCAACGAGCACACCAACCCCCACGCCATGTCGACGATCAACAAGGGCAACTCGGTCTTCACCAACGTCGCCCTCACCGACGACGGCGACGTGTGGTGGGAAGGCCTCGAGAACATGCCCGAGCACGCGACGTCGTGGAAGGGCGAGGACTGGACGCCTGCCAAGGGTGAAGCCGGCGAGTTGTCGTCGCACGCCAACAGCCGCTACTGCACCCCGATCAAGCAGAGCGACATCCTCGCGCCGGAGTACGACGACCCCAACGGTGTGCCGATCTCGGCGATCTTCTTCGGTGGACGCCGCAAGACGACGGTGCCGCTCGTGACCGAGTCGCGCGACTGGACCCACGGCACGTTCATGGGTGCGACGCTCTCGTCCGAGACGACCGCTGCCGCCACCGGTGAGGTCGGCATCGTGCGCCGCGACCCGATGGCGATGCTCCCGTTCATCGGCTACAACGCCGGCGACTACTTCCAGCACTGGATCGACATCGGCAAGAACGCCGACGCGAGCAAGCTGCCGAAGATCTTCTATGTCAACTGGTTCCGTCGGGACGAGGAGGGCAACTTCGTGTGGCCCGGCTTCGGCGAGAACAGCCGCGTCCTCAAGTGGGCCATCGAGCGCATCGAGGGCAAGGCTGCCGCGGTCGAGACGGCCATCGGCCACGTCCCCACCCCGGAGTCGATCGACACCGAGGGTCTCGACATGGACCCGGAGGAGCTCGTCAAGGCACTCACGGTCGACAACGAGGAGTGGAAGGCCGAGATCCCCCAGATCGAGGAGTGGTTCGCCAAGTTCGGCGACAACCTCCCGACCCAGCTCCAGGTGGAGCTCGACGGCCTGAAGGCTCGCCTCGGGGTCTGA
- a CDS encoding sigma-70 family RNA polymerase sigma factor: MTTNHVADASLWERVGRGDGPAFGLLFHRHSSAVYNHVFRRTGSWERAEDAVSLVFLEAWRQRDRVVPDPDGLILPWLLGVANNVIRRQSRTRLRHANLLARLPRPTDAPDHGPFVEQQDADQQQMKAVLAAMSHLTPTEKEVISLCVWAELTYEQAAVAMGVPVGTVRSRLSRARSKLRQSPAWTALEQGSPDDRGES; the protein is encoded by the coding sequence ATGACGACGAACCATGTCGCGGACGCGTCCCTGTGGGAGCGCGTCGGCCGCGGGGACGGCCCTGCCTTCGGGCTCCTCTTTCACAGGCACTCCAGCGCGGTCTACAACCACGTGTTCCGCAGGACAGGCTCGTGGGAACGCGCTGAGGATGCCGTCTCGCTGGTCTTCCTCGAGGCGTGGCGGCAGCGGGATCGTGTCGTTCCCGACCCCGATGGATTGATCCTGCCCTGGCTGTTGGGGGTAGCGAACAACGTCATCCGGCGCCAGAGCCGCACCCGACTTCGTCACGCGAACCTGTTGGCTCGACTGCCCCGCCCGACCGACGCTCCGGATCATGGCCCGTTCGTGGAACAACAGGACGCCGATCAGCAGCAGATGAAGGCCGTCCTCGCCGCGATGTCGCATCTGACGCCAACGGAGAAGGAAGTCATCTCGTTGTGCGTGTGGGCCGAATTGACCTACGAGCAGGCCGCGGTCGCGATGGGAGTCCCCGTGGGAACCGTGCGATCTCGCCTGTCCAGGGCACGCAGCAAGCTTCGCCAGTCACCAGCGTGGACCGCCCTCGAACAGGGCAGTCCTGACGACAGGGGTGAGTCATGA
- a CDS encoding site-specific integrase — translation MVEASGLSKGKAESELLQRLRSRARPSAADITGTTKVRVVADVWLAEVRDSDRSTSTKETYENLVERHLRKALGNVRVQELTVGLLDQHLKSVRAHAGASTAKQLRTVLTGVVGVAVRHDALQFNVASQTSAVPVKGKQVIALSVDEAAALRRSVAADTAAVRADLPDLVDLMLATGCRINEALALQWKNVDLKSAVATVTLTATVARRREQGLVLQDHPKTKASKRMLQLPAFAVEMLLRRKVEQLANQHDVVFPSSTGTLRDSHNVSRQWRQFQARSGRWAGVTSHTFRKTVATVLSREFDALTASAQLGHSSSTITEKYYIQRAHQGPDARETLASFAADPEG, via the coding sequence TTGGTAGAGGCGTCAGGCCTCAGCAAGGGCAAGGCCGAGAGTGAACTGCTGCAACGGCTTCGAAGCCGAGCGCGCCCAAGCGCTGCAGACATCACCGGCACCACCAAGGTCCGCGTCGTGGCCGACGTGTGGCTCGCCGAGGTACGCGATTCCGACAGGTCTACAAGCACGAAGGAGACGTACGAGAATCTCGTCGAGCGACACCTGCGGAAGGCACTGGGCAACGTCCGCGTGCAGGAGCTCACAGTGGGACTGCTGGATCAGCACCTGAAGTCCGTAAGGGCACACGCTGGAGCGTCAACGGCGAAGCAGCTGCGTACGGTGCTCACCGGAGTTGTCGGGGTTGCAGTCCGTCACGACGCCTTGCAGTTCAACGTCGCCAGCCAGACCAGCGCCGTTCCCGTCAAGGGGAAGCAGGTGATCGCGCTCAGCGTCGATGAGGCCGCGGCCCTCCGTCGCTCCGTCGCTGCAGATACAGCCGCGGTTCGCGCAGACCTGCCGGACCTCGTCGACCTGATGCTGGCCACAGGGTGCCGCATCAATGAGGCCTTGGCCTTGCAGTGGAAGAACGTGGACCTCAAGAGCGCTGTTGCCACAGTGACGTTGACCGCGACGGTGGCTCGGCGACGAGAGCAAGGACTCGTCCTCCAAGACCACCCCAAGACCAAGGCGAGCAAGCGCATGCTTCAGCTGCCTGCGTTCGCCGTCGAGATGCTCCTCCGCAGGAAGGTCGAGCAGTTGGCCAACCAGCACGACGTGGTCTTCCCGTCCTCCACCGGGACTCTTCGTGACTCCCACAACGTCAGTCGCCAGTGGAGGCAGTTCCAGGCGCGTAGCGGGCGTTGGGCCGGCGTCACATCGCACACGTTCCGGAAGACAGTGGCAACCGTCTTGTCCCGCGAGTTCGACGCACTGACCGCGTCAGCCCAACTCGGTCACTCTTCCTCAACCATCACCGAGAAGTACTACATCCAGCGCGCGCACCAGGGCCCCGACGCCCGCGAGACACTCGCCTCGTTCGCCGCGGATCCAGAGGGTTAA